From Rudanella lutea DSM 19387, a single genomic window includes:
- the recA gene encoding recombinase RecA, which yields MAKTDMAQATASATDSKLKALQTTIEKLDKAFGKGTVMRLSESKVVDVPVISTGSLGLDLALGIGGMPRGRVVEIYGPESSGKTTLTMHCIAEAQKNGGLAAFIDAEHAFDRVYAEKLGIDTKNLLIAQPDNGEQALEIAEHLISSGAIDILVIDSVAALVPKAEIEGEMGESKMGLQARLMSQALRKLTGVINKTGCCCIFINQLREKIGVMFGNPETTTGGNALKFYASVRLDIRRIGQIKEGADNVVGNRAKVKVVKNKLAAPFKVVEFDIMYGQGISKVGEVLDLAVEMEIVKKSGSWFSYDGNRLAQGRDAVKELLLDNPELMGEIEAKIRAKINEDENALLDPIGGAEDDGEGDE from the coding sequence ATGGCTAAAACAGACATGGCGCAAGCCACAGCCAGTGCGACAGACAGCAAGCTGAAAGCACTGCAAACAACCATCGAGAAGCTTGACAAAGCCTTTGGCAAAGGAACGGTAATGCGGCTGAGCGAAAGCAAGGTTGTGGATGTTCCGGTTATCTCGACAGGTTCGCTGGGTCTTGATCTGGCGCTCGGAATTGGCGGTATGCCACGCGGGCGTGTCGTTGAAATTTACGGCCCTGAATCATCAGGTAAAACCACGCTGACGATGCACTGCATCGCCGAAGCGCAGAAAAATGGTGGCCTCGCTGCCTTTATCGATGCCGAACACGCTTTCGACCGTGTGTATGCCGAGAAGCTGGGTATCGACACTAAAAACCTCCTGATTGCTCAGCCCGACAATGGCGAGCAAGCCCTCGAAATTGCCGAGCACCTCATCAGTTCAGGTGCCATCGATATTCTCGTGATTGACTCCGTGGCGGCCCTCGTTCCCAAGGCCGAAATCGAAGGTGAAATGGGCGAGAGCAAGATGGGTCTTCAGGCCCGTTTAATGTCGCAAGCCCTGCGGAAACTGACGGGTGTGATCAACAAAACAGGGTGCTGCTGCATCTTTATCAACCAGTTGCGGGAGAAAATCGGGGTGATGTTTGGTAACCCAGAAACCACAACCGGTGGTAATGCCCTTAAATTCTACGCATCAGTCCGTTTGGATATTCGCCGGATCGGTCAGATCAAAGAAGGTGCCGACAATGTTGTGGGTAACCGGGCTAAAGTTAAGGTGGTGAAAAACAAACTCGCTGCGCCTTTCAAAGTGGTTGAGTTTGACATCATGTACGGTCAGGGTATCTCGAAAGTAGGCGAAGTTCTCGACCTAGCTGTAGAGATGGAAATCGTGAAGAAATCAGGTTCTTGGTTCTCGTACGATGGCAACCGCCTGGCACAGGGCCGTGACGCCGTGAAGGAACTGCTGCTCGATAACCCTGAACTGATGGGTGAAATCGAAGCGAAGATCCGGGCCAAAATCAACGAAGACGAAAACGCCCTTCTCGATCCGATTGGTGGCGCTGAAGACGACGGCGAAGGCGACGAGTAA
- a CDS encoding DNA-3-methyladenine glycosylase codes for MSLTTLPLSFYQDHDTLTLAQRLLGCELVHITPEGRTAGIIVETEGYITGDPACHAYRRETKRNAAMFGPAGTLYVYQIYNHYHCINVVTGPAGVGEAVLIRALEPTDGVDLMTYRRNEAFKTGFARYRNNTIDGTTPEGFRNLCNGPSKLVIALGISRSEHNFSSLVTGPVGITPPVLDTFDMVTTTRIGITHGADLPYRYYIKGNRFVSKK; via the coding sequence ATGTCGCTCACAACACTCCCACTTTCGTTCTATCAGGATCACGACACCCTCACGCTGGCGCAGCGGCTGCTGGGTTGCGAACTGGTGCACATAACCCCCGAAGGGCGCACAGCTGGTATTATCGTTGAAACCGAAGGGTACATCACCGGCGACCCGGCCTGCCACGCGTACCGGCGCGAAACGAAGCGCAATGCCGCCATGTTTGGCCCGGCCGGTACGTTGTACGTGTACCAGATTTACAACCACTACCACTGCATCAATGTCGTGACGGGCCCGGCCGGTGTGGGTGAGGCCGTCCTGATCCGCGCCCTCGAACCCACCGACGGGGTCGACCTGATGACGTACCGACGCAATGAAGCCTTCAAAACAGGGTTTGCCCGCTACCGTAACAACACCATCGACGGCACCACTCCCGAAGGTTTCCGGAATCTCTGCAATGGTCCGAGCAAGCTCGTTATCGCTCTGGGTATCAGCCGATCGGAGCACAATTTCAGTTCGCTCGTAACAGGTCCGGTGGGCATTACCCCACCCGTACTGGATACCTTCGACATGGTTACGACGACCCGCATCGGCATCACCCACGGCGCCGACCTACCCTACCGGTACTACATCAAGGGCAACCGGTTTGTGAGTAAGAAGTAG
- the mreC gene encoding rod shape-determining protein MreC, with protein MEQLGYFILRSRNFILFVLLEVLCFYFIINTNNYWSASFFNTSNAYAARMLAWSNAAREYTELHRVNADLALENEQLHAQLTRLQQGAPAAPAAYKADSIFANRFTYTVAKVINNTTQFANNYITIDKGTDDGIRPGMGVISPTGVVGKVKLCNRHFSVVTSILHSEFLVSSKLVKADEIGSAKWDGVDPHRMKLLDISRYKPVNKGDSVVSSEFNSTFPPGILVGRVRSVGVQPNQTFHDITLDLATNFSNLSFVYVVENRLQNEQEQLEKQVENEK; from the coding sequence ATGGAGCAGTTAGGATATTTTATTCTCCGTAGCCGAAATTTCATCTTGTTTGTGTTGCTCGAAGTCTTGTGCTTCTACTTCATCATCAACACGAATAATTACTGGAGTGCGAGCTTTTTCAATACCTCCAACGCGTATGCCGCCCGTATGTTGGCGTGGTCCAACGCGGCCCGCGAGTACACCGAACTGCACCGCGTAAACGCTGACCTTGCCCTCGAAAACGAACAGTTGCACGCCCAGCTGACGCGCCTGCAACAAGGGGCCCCGGCTGCCCCGGCCGCCTACAAGGCCGATTCGATCTTTGCCAATCGGTTTACCTACACGGTGGCTAAGGTGATCAACAACACCACGCAGTTTGCCAACAACTACATTACCATCGACAAAGGCACCGACGATGGTATCCGGCCGGGTATGGGCGTTATTTCGCCGACTGGTGTTGTGGGCAAGGTGAAACTCTGCAACCGCCATTTTTCGGTGGTGACGTCGATTCTGCACTCCGAATTCCTCGTGTCGTCGAAGCTCGTGAAGGCCGACGAAATTGGGTCAGCTAAATGGGATGGGGTAGACCCGCACCGCATGAAGCTGCTGGATATTTCGCGGTACAAGCCCGTGAACAAAGGCGACTCGGTTGTATCGTCGGAGTTCAACTCCACATTCCCGCCGGGTATTTTGGTCGGCCGGGTACGGTCGGTGGGAGTACAACCCAATCAGACCTTCCATGATATTACGCTTGATCTGGCTACCAACTTTAGCAACCTGTCGTTTGTGTACGTCGTAGAAAACCGACTTCAAAACGAGCAGGAGCAGTTGGAAAAGCAAGTTGAAAATGAAAAATAA
- a CDS encoding type II toxin-antitoxin system PemK/MazF family toxin, translated as MKQGDLILIPFPFTDLSGSKIRPAPALMDTAQDVTLAFISTQLHWQQPTDVLLQPSSINGLKKPSLLRLSKLATIDQHLVQGKLGELTERELATVRQNLRLLLNL; from the coding sequence GTGAAACAAGGCGACTTGATATTGATTCCGTTTCCGTTCACGGATTTGTCAGGCAGCAAAATCCGCCCGGCCCCGGCGTTGATGGACACGGCTCAAGATGTGACGCTGGCCTTTATTTCCACGCAACTTCACTGGCAGCAGCCGACGGACGTTTTGTTGCAGCCAAGCTCCATAAATGGCCTTAAAAAGCCCTCCTTACTCCGGTTGAGTAAACTCGCCACGATTGATCAGCATTTAGTTCAGGGCAAGTTGGGCGAACTAACCGAACGAGAATTAGCTACTGTTCGGCAAAATTTGCGTCTGTTGCTGAACTTATAA
- a CDS encoding metal-dependent hydrolase family protein gives MKSYLILALSLLIGVAKAQSVVLRPDRVFDGEVMREGWAVRVNNDRIEAVGPAAEIRAEGAQLIDLRGTTLMPGLIEGHSHLLLHPYNETPWDDQVLREARSERVARATVHARKTLLAGFTTVRDLGTEGADYDDVGLKQAIDKGIIPGPRMVVATRALIATGSYGPKSFSPDIEVPQGAEEANGHDQLIQAVRRQIGKGADVVKVYADYRWGLMADARPTFTLDELKLMVEVAASSGRAVVAHAGTAEGMRRAILAGCRTLEHGDAGTPEIFALMKERGVALCPTLAAGDAVSQYRGWRKGQEPEPERIRNKRTTFRQALDAGVTICFGGDVGVFAHGDNARELEMMVEYGMAPLAVLRSATSVNADVFGLTDRGRVKAGLLADLVAVTGNPVQEMGAVRRVKLVMKGGKLVTTP, from the coding sequence TTGAAATCCTATTTGATACTGGCGTTGTCGCTGCTGATTGGGGTAGCGAAGGCACAGTCGGTCGTACTCCGGCCCGATCGGGTATTTGATGGGGAAGTAATGCGCGAGGGTTGGGCCGTACGGGTCAACAATGACCGGATTGAAGCCGTAGGCCCTGCGGCCGAAATCCGGGCCGAGGGTGCCCAGCTGATCGACCTGCGCGGCACGACGCTCATGCCCGGCCTGATTGAAGGGCATTCGCATCTGTTGCTGCACCCGTACAACGAAACACCCTGGGACGATCAGGTACTGCGCGAAGCCCGCAGCGAACGCGTTGCCCGGGCCACCGTACACGCCCGAAAAACCCTGTTGGCTGGCTTCACGACGGTTCGGGATCTGGGTACCGAAGGGGCCGACTACGACGACGTGGGGCTCAAACAGGCTATCGACAAAGGTATTATTCCGGGGCCGCGCATGGTGGTAGCCACGCGGGCACTGATTGCCACGGGCAGTTACGGTCCCAAAAGTTTTAGCCCCGATATTGAGGTGCCGCAGGGGGCCGAAGAGGCCAACGGGCACGATCAGTTAATACAGGCTGTTCGGCGGCAGATTGGCAAAGGGGCCGACGTGGTGAAAGTCTATGCCGACTACCGCTGGGGACTGATGGCCGACGCCCGCCCTACGTTCACTCTCGACGAGCTGAAGCTGATGGTCGAAGTAGCCGCGAGCAGTGGCCGGGCGGTGGTGGCACATGCCGGTACGGCCGAAGGCATGCGCCGGGCTATTCTGGCCGGTTGCCGCACGCTGGAACATGGCGATGCCGGTACACCCGAAATTTTTGCCCTGATGAAAGAACGCGGAGTGGCGCTATGCCCCACCCTGGCCGCTGGCGATGCCGTGAGTCAGTACCGGGGCTGGCGAAAAGGGCAGGAGCCCGAGCCGGAGCGGATCCGGAACAAACGCACCACGTTTCGGCAGGCGCTCGATGCCGGCGTTACCATTTGCTTTGGGGGCGATGTGGGGGTGTTTGCCCATGGCGATAACGCCCGCGAGCTGGAGATGATGGTCGAGTACGGCATGGCACCCCTTGCGGTACTCCGTTCAGCTACGTCGGTCAATGCGGATGTGTTTGGCCTTACCGACCGGGGCCGTGTGAAAGCCGGGTTGCTGGCCGATCTGGTGGCGGTGACTGGTAACCCCGTGCAGGAAATGGGGGCTGTTCGGCGGGTAAAGCTGGTAATGAAGGGTGGTAAGCTCGTAACTACGCCATAA
- a CDS encoding citrate synthase has protein sequence MANVAELHVDGQSYQFPTLEGSEHEKAIDISNLRDQTGFITLDKGYKNTGATQSGITFLDGEEGILRYRGYAIEELAEKASFLEVAYLLIYGELPTQEQLSKFEASIRRHTMVNEDMRKIFEGFPVNAHPMGVLSSLVSAMSAFYPDSYNDKLPDQTDLHIVRLLAKLPTIATWSYKKSQGHPVNYPKNSLDYCSNFLHMMFALPVEEYTVDPVVAEALNVLLILHADHEQNCSTSTVRLVGSSRANLYSSISAGINALWGPLHGGANQEVIEMLEDIRNDGGDVAKYIEMAKNAKQTGFRLFGFGHRVYKNFDPRAKIIKKAADDVLNKLGVNDPVLEIAKGLEEAALNDEYFIQRKLYPNVDFYSGIIYRALGIPTNMFTVMFAIGRLPGWIAQWKEMRETKDPIGRPRQVYTGSPLRSFVPISER, from the coding sequence ATGGCAAACGTCGCTGAATTACACGTTGATGGCCAATCGTATCAGTTTCCCACTCTGGAGGGGAGCGAGCACGAAAAAGCAATCGACATCTCTAACCTCCGTGACCAAACGGGGTTCATCACGTTAGATAAAGGGTATAAAAATACAGGAGCCACGCAAAGTGGAATCACGTTCCTGGATGGAGAAGAAGGAATTCTCCGGTACCGGGGGTATGCCATCGAAGAATTAGCGGAGAAGGCAAGTTTCCTCGAAGTAGCGTACCTGCTTATCTACGGTGAACTCCCAACCCAGGAACAATTATCGAAGTTTGAAGCGTCGATTCGTCGCCATACGATGGTGAACGAAGATATGCGCAAGATTTTTGAAGGCTTCCCGGTCAACGCGCACCCCATGGGCGTGCTGTCGTCGCTGGTGAGTGCCATGAGTGCTTTTTACCCCGATTCGTACAACGACAAGCTGCCCGATCAGACCGATCTGCACATTGTCCGGTTACTGGCCAAGCTGCCAACCATTGCCACCTGGTCGTATAAAAAGTCGCAGGGGCACCCGGTCAACTACCCCAAAAATTCGCTGGATTACTGCTCAAACTTCCTGCACATGATGTTTGCGCTGCCGGTTGAAGAGTACACTGTAGACCCGGTAGTGGCTGAAGCCCTGAACGTGCTGCTGATTCTGCACGCTGACCACGAACAAAACTGCTCAACCTCAACGGTTCGTCTGGTGGGTTCGTCGCGGGCTAACCTGTATTCGTCTATTTCGGCGGGTATCAACGCCCTTTGGGGACCGCTGCACGGTGGTGCCAACCAGGAAGTAATCGAGATGCTCGAAGACATCCGCAATGATGGTGGTGACGTAGCCAAGTACATCGAGATGGCTAAGAATGCCAAGCAAACGGGCTTCCGTCTCTTCGGTTTCGGACACCGGGTGTACAAAAACTTCGACCCACGGGCCAAAATCATCAAAAAAGCGGCCGACGACGTGCTGAACAAGCTGGGCGTGAATGATCCGGTTCTTGAGATTGCCAAAGGCCTTGAAGAAGCCGCTCTGAACGATGAATACTTCATTCAGCGTAAACTGTACCCGAACGTTGACTTCTATTCGGGTATCATTTACCGCGCGCTGGGTATCCCGACCAATATGTTTACGGTTATGTTTGCTATTGGCCGTTTGCCGGGCTGGATTGCTCAGTGGAAAGAAATGCGGGAAACCAAAGACCCCATTGGTCGGCCACGTCAGGTGTACACCGGCTCGCCCCTGCGGTCGTTTGTACCCATCAGCGAGCGCTAA
- a CDS encoding rod shape-determining protein, whose translation MGLFNFLTSDIAIDLGTANTLIIHKDRIVVDEPSIIAMDKASGKVLAIGHKAMQMHEKTNENIKTIRPLKDGVIADFTAAELMIRGLIKMIDTGSKLFSPSHRMVICIPSGITEVEKRAVKDSAEHAGAKEVYMVHEPIAAAIGIGIDITQPNGTMIVDIGGGTTEIAVIALSGIVCEQSIRIAGDVFTRDIVDYMRREHNLLIGERSAEQIKMEVGSALPELDNPPSDYEIRGRDLMTGIPKEIKVTYSEIAYALDKSISKIEEAVMKALEVSPPELSADIYTNGIHLTGGGALLHGLDKRLAAKTKLPIHVADDPLKAVVKGTGEVIKNLDLYKSVLIS comes from the coding sequence ATGGGACTTTTTAATTTTCTAACCAGCGACATTGCGATTGACCTGGGCACGGCGAATACCTTGATTATTCACAAGGATCGGATTGTGGTGGATGAGCCTTCAATTATCGCAATGGATAAGGCCAGTGGTAAAGTGCTTGCAATTGGTCATAAGGCCATGCAGATGCACGAAAAGACCAACGAAAACATCAAGACCATCCGGCCGCTGAAAGATGGTGTAATTGCCGACTTTACAGCCGCCGAATTGATGATTCGGGGATTGATCAAGATGATCGACACCGGGAGCAAGCTCTTTTCGCCCTCACACCGGATGGTTATCTGCATTCCCTCGGGTATTACAGAGGTAGAGAAGCGGGCCGTGAAGGACTCCGCCGAACACGCCGGTGCGAAAGAGGTGTACATGGTGCATGAGCCCATTGCGGCCGCTATTGGTATCGGTATCGATATTACGCAGCCCAACGGTACCATGATTGTGGATATCGGCGGGGGAACCACCGAAATCGCCGTGATTGCCCTCTCGGGTATTGTCTGCGAACAGTCGATCCGGATTGCGGGCGACGTGTTTACCCGTGATATTGTCGATTACATGCGCCGGGAGCACAACCTGCTCATCGGTGAGCGGTCGGCCGAGCAAATCAAGATGGAAGTGGGGTCGGCCCTGCCCGAACTCGATAACCCACCGTCGGATTACGAAATCCGGGGTCGTGACCTGATGACGGGTATCCCGAAAGAAATTAAGGTTACCTACAGCGAAATTGCCTACGCGCTCGACAAGTCTATTTCGAAGATTGAAGAAGCGGTGATGAAAGCCCTGGAGGTGTCGCCCCCGGAGCTGTCGGCTGATATTTACACCAACGGTATTCACCTGACGGGTGGCGGAGCCTTGCTGCATGGCCTCGACAAGCGTTTGGCGGCCAAAACCAAACTGCCGATCCACGTAGCCGACGACCCGCTCAAGGCCGTGGTGAAAGGAACAGGCGAGGTGATCAAAAACCTTGACCTCTACAAGTCGGTACTGATTTCATAG
- a CDS encoding GNAT family N-acetyltransferase, with amino-acid sequence MIQIDTARTEADLMGILALQTQNLSRNLPSEVQQAQGFVTLQYTLSQMQQMHKLGPSVIAKDGDRVVGYAITAMPGALAFVPELESLFALLDTVPYEGQMLNMYPYYVVGQVCVDKDYRGQGIFDRLYQKHRAVYSDRFRLFITDISARNTRSLRAHERVGFRAVHSFHEPAAAEEWVVVVWDWNNEQRTINSEQ; translated from the coding sequence ATGATTCAAATAGACACGGCTCGTACCGAGGCCGATCTGATGGGCATTTTGGCGCTTCAGACCCAGAATTTATCGCGCAATCTGCCATCTGAAGTACAACAGGCGCAAGGCTTTGTCACGCTCCAGTACACCCTCAGCCAGATGCAGCAGATGCACAAGTTGGGCCCCAGCGTAATCGCCAAAGACGGCGACCGGGTAGTGGGGTACGCCATCACGGCGATGCCCGGAGCACTGGCCTTCGTGCCCGAATTGGAAAGCTTGTTTGCACTGCTCGATACAGTGCCTTACGAGGGACAGATGCTGAATATGTACCCCTACTATGTGGTTGGCCAGGTTTGTGTTGACAAAGACTACCGGGGGCAGGGGATCTTCGATCGCTTGTACCAGAAACATCGGGCTGTTTACAGCGACCGGTTTCGGTTGTTTATCACTGATATATCGGCCCGCAATACACGGTCGCTACGCGCACATGAGCGGGTTGGGTTTCGGGCCGTACACTCGTTCCATGAGCCAGCCGCTGCGGAAGAGTGGGTCGTAGTTGTGTGGGACTGGAACAATGAACAACGAACAATTAACAGTGAACAGTGA
- a CDS encoding type B 50S ribosomal protein L31: protein MKKGIHPEYRDVVFHDLSSDYKFITRSTVQTKDSIEFEGATYPLVKIEVSSQSHPFYTGKNVLLDTTGRVDKFRKRYGTK from the coding sequence ATGAAAAAGGGCATTCACCCAGAATACCGCGATGTGGTATTCCACGACCTGTCGAGCGATTACAAATTTATTACCCGCTCAACGGTTCAAACCAAAGACAGCATCGAGTTCGAAGGCGCGACTTACCCGCTCGTGAAGATCGAAGTTAGCTCGCAGTCGCACCCATTCTACACCGGCAAGAACGTACTGCTCGACACGACCGGCCGCGTGGACAAGTTCCGCAAGCGTTACGGTACGAAGTAA
- a CDS encoding ribonucleoside-diphosphate reductase subunit alpha — protein MFVIKRDGRRESVKFDKITARIEKLCYGLDAAYVQPVEVAMKVVNGLYDGVKTTELDNLAAETAASMTTRHPDYAILAARIAISNLHKETNKSFSGTIKKLYQYVDPKTGENAALISKEVYDVVRKHAAFLDSTIIYDRDYGYDYFGYKTLEKSYLLKLDGRIAERPQHMLMRVAVGIHMDDIEAAVETYNLLSEKWFTHATPTLFNAGTPKPQMSSCFLLTMKDDSIEGIYDTLKQTAKISQSAGGIGLSIHNVRATGTYIKGTNGTSNGIVPMLRVFNDTARYVDQGGGKRKGSFAVYLEPWHADIFDFLQLKKNNGKEEVRARDLFYALWTPDLFMKRVEDDDVWSLFCPHECPGLSDCYGEEFEELYTRYEREGRARKTIKAQDLWFEILQSQTETGTPYMLFKDSANRKSNQKNLGTIKSSNLCTEIMEYTSPDEVAVCNLASIALPKFINRGEDGILRFDHQKLYEVTKVVTRNLNKIIDLNYYPVEEARRSNMRHRPIGLGVQGLADAFIMLRMPFESDEARRLNEDIFETIYFGSMTASMELAKVDGPYETWKGSPISEGQFQFDMWGTSPKSGRWDWESLRKDVVEHGVRNSLLLAPMPTASTSQILGNNECFEPYTSNIYTRRVLSGEFIVVNKHLLRDLVKLGLWNETMKNNLVLANGSVQQIPGIPQNIKDLYKTVWEIKQKHIIDMAADRGAYICQSQSLNIHIQDPNFGKLTSMHFYAWKAGLKTGMYYLRTKAATDAVKFTVVQPQAEVQIEPAMAETAPVEKPLDYVGYAKEQAAAQPVPVVSDTDMAYAAMQCSLDDPEGCEMCGS, from the coding sequence ATGTTTGTAATTAAACGCGATGGCCGGCGCGAGTCGGTGAAGTTCGACAAGATTACCGCCCGCATTGAAAAGCTGTGCTACGGCCTCGATGCCGCGTATGTACAGCCGGTCGAAGTCGCCATGAAAGTTGTCAATGGATTGTACGATGGCGTAAAAACCACCGAACTCGACAACCTCGCTGCCGAAACGGCGGCTTCGATGACCACCCGGCACCCCGATTACGCCATTCTTGCCGCCCGGATCGCCATTTCGAACCTGCACAAGGAAACCAACAAGTCGTTTTCGGGTACCATCAAAAAACTGTACCAGTATGTAGATCCGAAGACCGGCGAAAACGCGGCTCTGATCTCGAAAGAGGTGTACGACGTGGTGCGGAAACACGCGGCTTTTCTCGACTCGACAATCATCTACGACCGGGATTATGGCTATGATTATTTCGGCTACAAGACGCTCGAAAAATCGTACCTGCTCAAGCTGGATGGTCGCATCGCCGAGCGCCCGCAGCATATGCTTATGCGCGTAGCCGTTGGTATTCACATGGACGATATTGAAGCGGCCGTTGAGACCTACAACCTGCTGTCGGAAAAGTGGTTTACCCACGCTACCCCGACTCTGTTCAACGCGGGAACGCCCAAGCCGCAAATGTCGAGCTGTTTCCTGCTGACGATGAAAGACGACAGCATCGAGGGTATCTACGACACCCTGAAGCAGACCGCCAAAATCTCGCAGTCGGCCGGGGGTATTGGTCTGAGCATCCATAACGTGCGGGCTACGGGTACCTATATTAAAGGCACCAACGGAACCTCCAACGGTATTGTGCCGATGTTGCGCGTATTCAACGACACGGCCCGCTACGTGGATCAGGGTGGTGGTAAGCGCAAAGGTTCGTTTGCGGTGTATCTGGAGCCCTGGCATGCCGACATCTTCGATTTCCTGCAACTGAAGAAAAACAACGGAAAAGAAGAAGTCCGCGCCCGCGATTTGTTCTACGCCCTCTGGACGCCCGATCTGTTTATGAAACGGGTCGAAGATGACGACGTTTGGTCGCTGTTTTGCCCGCACGAGTGCCCCGGCCTGAGCGATTGCTACGGCGAGGAGTTTGAAGAACTGTACACCCGGTACGAGCGCGAAGGTCGGGCCCGCAAAACCATCAAGGCGCAGGACCTGTGGTTCGAGATTCTGCAATCGCAGACCGAGACCGGCACGCCCTACATGCTGTTTAAGGATTCGGCCAACCGGAAATCGAACCAGAAAAACCTGGGCACGATCAAGTCGTCGAACCTGTGTACCGAGATTATGGAGTACACCTCGCCCGACGAAGTGGCGGTGTGTAACCTGGCCTCAATAGCCCTGCCCAAGTTTATCAACCGGGGCGAAGACGGGATTCTGCGCTTCGATCACCAGAAACTGTATGAGGTGACGAAAGTAGTAACCCGCAACCTCAACAAGATTATCGACCTCAACTACTACCCCGTAGAGGAGGCCCGCCGGTCGAACATGCGGCACCGCCCCATCGGGTTGGGTGTGCAGGGCCTGGCCGATGCGTTCATTATGTTGCGGATGCCGTTTGAGTCGGACGAAGCCCGCCGACTGAACGAAGATATTTTCGAAACTATCTACTTCGGGTCGATGACGGCCTCGATGGAGCTGGCGAAAGTAGACGGCCCCTACGAAACCTGGAAAGGCTCTCCTATTTCGGAAGGTCAGTTCCAGTTCGATATGTGGGGCACATCGCCCAAGTCGGGCCGTTGGGATTGGGAGTCGCTGCGGAAAGATGTGGTAGAGCACGGGGTGCGTAACTCGCTCCTGCTGGCTCCTATGCCAACTGCCTCAACGAGTCAGATTCTGGGTAACAACGAGTGCTTCGAACCCTACACGAGCAACATCTACACCCGGCGCGTACTGTCGGGCGAGTTTATCGTGGTCAACAAGCACCTGCTCCGCGACCTCGTGAAGCTGGGCCTGTGGAACGAGACCATGAAAAACAACCTCGTGTTGGCCAACGGCTCGGTTCAGCAGATTCCGGGTATCCCGCAGAATATCAAAGACCTGTACAAAACGGTTTGGGAGATCAAGCAGAAGCATATCATCGATATGGCTGCCGACCGGGGCGCGTACATCTGTCAGTCGCAGTCACTGAACATTCACATTCAGGACCCCAACTTTGGCAAGCTGACGTCGATGCACTTCTACGCCTGGAAAGCCGGTCTGAAAACGGGTATGTATTACCTCCGTACCAAGGCCGCTACCGATGCCGTGAAGTTCACGGTGGTACAGCCGCAGGCCGAGGTGCAGATTGAGCCCGCCATGGCCGAAACCGCCCCCGTTGAGAAGCCGCTCGACTACGTTGGCTATGCCAAAGAGCAGGCTGCGGCTCAACCGGTACCGGTGGTGTCGGACACGGATATGGCCTATGCAGCCATGCAGTGCTCGCTCGACGATCCCGAAGGTTGCGAAATGTGCGGCTCATAA